A stretch of the Rosa rugosa chromosome 5, drRosRugo1.1, whole genome shotgun sequence genome encodes the following:
- the LOC133712779 gene encoding uncharacterized protein LOC133712779, translated as MAPGPIESALPESSSSSSSSSGANSVVERSVVEDLRFKELRGVQWRLNLGILPLSSSIDDLRRVTADCRRRYARMRRRLLVDPPKDGSSSPDLAMDNPLSQNPESTWGRFFRNAELEKMVDQDLSRLYPEHGSYFQTPGCQGMLRRILLLWCLRHPECGYRQGMHELLAPLLYVLHVDVEGLSQVRKLYEDHFTDKFDDLSYHENDSTYNFDLKNLPDSMEDEDSLQGDASKVKSLDELDPKIQTIVMLSDAYGAEGELGIVLSEKFMEHDAYCMFDALMSGVNGSVSMAEFFSPSPAVGSQTSLPPVIEASAALYHLLSLVDSSLHSHLVELGVEPQYFALRWLRVLFGREFSLANLLIIWDEIFLSDNRKLDKGGEDDAGSSFSILSSPRGAFISALAVSMLLHLRSSLLATENATACLQRLLNFPENIDLKKLIQKATSLQALALENNSSSSFPSYMGPYEHSKSKAVRSHSLSIDSVSPKTPLSLVNESYWEEKWRVLHREEELRQDILKQQVPSQKKRWTEKVKLSLSRSESAPSPAKCESGKKTPRFAVRRKLLEDLSRVLSSEEDIEKLGTHKDKGSSEVVVNKEDGVSKDLTSANEDRCLNGSPASEENSFVGSYPASPLSGANDEPESEKSSVGSNLSIDENNDNPNDDNPQCVSEGPPRPVSDPAEGVSQASECSNHSTGNSVTGKERKLLSGKFQRFWKLGWSAAGEGTSEKGGNALDATKSIRSDVGQNAASSSMAEGFNSVVSCKGETVDQNRTGTLRNLGHSMLDHIQVIESAFQQDRGVQVGSVENCSKNTLVGKGQVTAIAALKELRKISNLLSEM; from the exons ATGGCGCCAGGTCCTATTGAGTCGGCATTGCCGGAatcatcgtcgtcgtcgtcgtcgtcttccGGCGCTAACTCTGTTGTTGAGAGATCTGTGGTTGAGGATCTTCGTTTCAAGGAGCTGAGAGGTGTGCAATGGCGCTTAAATCTTGGGATTttgcctctttcttcttccattGATGATCTTCGCCGCGTCACAGCGGATTGTCGACGAAG ATATGCTAGAATGAGAAGACGCCTTCTAGTTGATCCACCTAAGGATGGGAGTAGTTCTCCTGATCTTGCCATGGACAATCCTCTGTCCCAGAACCCAG AAAGCACCTGGGGTCGCTTCTTTCGGAATGCTGAGCTGGAGAAAATGGTTGACCAGGATTTATCACGTTTGTACCCAGAACATGGAAGCTACTTCCAAACACCAGGATGTCAAGGCATGCTGAGAAGAATCTTGTTATTGTGGTGTCTCAGACATCCAGAGTGTGGTTACAGACAAG GAATGCATGAACTCTTGGCTCCTCTTCTATATGTTCTTCATGTTGACGTGGAGGGTCTATCTCAAGTGCGAAAGCTATATGAAGATCACTTCACTGATAAATTTGATGATCTATCTTATCATGAAAATGATTCGACTTACAATTTTGATTTAAAAAACCTTCCTGATTCCATGGAAGATGAGGATAGCTTGCAGGGAGATGCATCAAAAGTTAAGAGTCTGGATGAGCTTGATCCCAAGATACAGACCATTGTAATGCTCAGTGATGCTTATGGTGCTGAAGGTGAATTGGGTATTGTCTTATCCGAGAAATTTATGGAACACGATGCATACTGCATGTTTGATGCGTTAATGAGTGGGGTCAACGGTTCAGTTTCTATGGCAGAATTCTTCTCTCCCTCCCCTGCTGTTGGCTCTCAGACTAGCTTACCTCCTGTCATTGAAGCATCTGCTGCATTGTATCATTTGCTGTCTCTTGTTGATTCATCTCTACACAGCCACCTTGTTGAGCTTGGTGTTGAACCCCAGTATTTTGCACTCCGCTGGTTAAGGGTTTTATTTGGACGTGAATTTTCACTTGCAAATCTATTGATAATTTGGGATGAGATATTTCTGTCTGATAATCGTAAATTAGACAAAGGTGGTGAAGATGATGCAGGATCCAGCTTTAGCATCCTTAGTTCACCTCGAGGAGCATTTATTTCAGCCCTGGCAGTTTCCATGTTACTTCATTTGAGATCTTCCCTTCTTGCCACAGAGAATGCAACTGCATGTCTTCAACGGTTACTAAACTTTCCTGAGAATATTGATTTAAAGAAACTGATACAGAAGGCAACATCATTGCAGGCTCTTGCTTTGGAGAACAATAGCTCATCCTCATTTCCTTCATATATGGGGCCATATGAGCACAGTAAATCAAAGGCTGTGAGAAGTCATAGTCTTTCAATCGACTCCGTTTCTCCAAAAACTCCATTAAGTTTGGTAAATGAAAGCTACTGGGAAGAGAAGTGGAGAGTTCTGCACAGGGAAGAAGAACTTAGGCAAGATATTTTGAAACAACAGGTTCCCAGCCAGAAGAAGCGATGGACTGAAAAAGTAAAATTGAGCCTATCTAGATCAGAATCTGCCCCATCTCCAGCAAAATGTGAGAGTGGCAAAAAGACCCCTAGGTTTGCTGTTAGACGAAAGTTGCTGGAAGACCTCTCGAGAGTGCTCAGCTCAGAGGAAGATATTGAGAAATTAGGCACTCACAAAGACAAAGGCTCTTCAGAAGTTGTGGTTAACAAAGAAGATGGTGTCAGTAAGGATCTTACTTCTGCAAATGAAGACAGATGTTTGAATGGAAGTCCAGCTAGTGAAGAGAACTCATTTGTTGGCTCATATCCAGCAAGTCCTCTGAGTGGGGCAAATGATGAACCTGAATCAGAGAAAAGTAGTGTTGGATCAAACTTATCCATTGATGAAAATAATGATAATCCAAATGATGATAATCCACAGTGTGTATCAGAAGGCCCACCTCGTCCGGTTTCTGATCCAGCTGAGGGTGTCTCTCAAGCATCCGAGTGCAGCAATCATTCAACGGGGAATTCAGTGACAGGAAAGGAACGAAAGCTTCTTTCTGGTAAATTCCAGAGGTTTTGGAAGTTGGGATGGAGTGCAGCTGGTGAAGGCACGTCCGAGAAAGGGGGCAACGCCCTTGACGCTACAAAATCTATCAGGAGTGATGTTGGTCAGAATGCAGCAAGCTCTTCTATGGCTGAAGGGTTCAATTCTGTAGTTAGCTGCAAAGGGGAAACTGTGGACCAGAATAGGACGGGTACTTTGAGGAATCTTGGGCATTCTATGCTTGATCATATACAG GTAATCGAGTCTGCTTTCCAGCAAGATCGAGGTGTTCAAGTGGGATCAGTCGAGAACTGTTCAAAAAATACTTTAGTTGGCAAAGGACAAGTAACGGCCATTGCAGCTCTCAAGGAGCTTCGGAAGATCAGCAATCTTTTGTCAGAAATGTGA